A genomic region of Dreissena polymorpha isolate Duluth1 chromosome 4, UMN_Dpol_1.0, whole genome shotgun sequence contains the following coding sequences:
- the LOC127876692 gene encoding uncharacterized protein LOC127876692, whose protein sequence is MLKNICFKNFVVFRNEEDIEFRAQCPYIFIGENGSGKSAVFEGIRRCLKADMNTSVSKPCNPKEVSYFICRFKLDNDHEEIISGTVYIPLNKALHFCPKDTIEDIFQNDYGLSLLFGEDELDEDLSTSFSEEDFNGKEGGNKDELKLISTFKLDKTGPDASLELEDTIDTAAEKDIVTTPELGETKKIIPEFDETTEKAPGLADIDSEGHYYQFAIQYVINKRRRKLRVRKFCCDFLNLPKSTQDKGNIKVHEVRNLNTYALLELHNMLLSKSTHTEHTIQNILLQNLWYKKIEIARVDASMCEPSTTPCQSVLIDLSKHLVFTFPLRSIGPLQWSESERIKGDMKEANYEEALKRSEIITAFLENQERYDNSIEQDVFEEITHQSAEYEFALDGGGKLQVNHNSMKLLKTPEGILEAKYVSILLSGKCFKTIILEEPDRGMHPQFVQRMILAIRRQAEANEKVVILTTHNTAFLTPWTLSSCYRFSRAEENKCRVNSVGKLVKHNLKTLRIMTNDKLSDIFFARRVLFCEGDSEILFLNEMKNVLLSTMRSTRELNPIYTTNAFLSDNKDTLQTVLSDLTIAKMNGVHNVSLCRSMCRSLCLPAKFLLDKDFKNLNKDDTNCFIWSNGAIEEMVLSMRDSCNDEKLTQIVTDLKLKPIENGKKRKGKDKLFMKENVTQKQITQCVEALFRNCDPSNDLGKIVVFLVQFACS, encoded by the coding sequence ATGCTGaaaaatatatgctttaaaaatTTTGTTGTGTTCAGAAATGAGGAAGACATAGAGTTTCGGGCACAATGCCCATATATTTTCATTGGAGAAAATGGTTCCGGGAAAAGCGCCGTTTTTGAAGGAATCCGTCGATGTTTAAAAGCGGACATGAACACATCGGTATCCAAGCCATGTAATCCCAAAGAAGTGTCGTACTTTATATGCAGATTTAAACTTGATAATGATCATGAAGAAATCATTAGTGGAACTGTATACATTCCTTTAAACAAGGCACTCCATTTTTGCCCGAAAGATACCATTGaggacatttttcaaaatgactaTGGGCTTTCGTTATTGTTTGGAGAAGATGAACTTGATGAAGATTTATCAACTTCGTTTAGCGAAGAAGACTTCAACGGAAAAGAAGGAGGGAATAAAGATGAACTTAAACTTATATCAACCTTCAAACTGGATAAAACGGGTCCAGACGCATCTTTGGAGTTAGAAGACACAATAGACACAGCGGCAGAGAAAGACATAGTTACAACTCCAGAATTAggtgaaacaaaaaaaataattccagaGTTCGACGAAACGACAGAGAAGGCTCCAGGGTTAGCCGACATAGATTCAGAAGGACATTATTACCAATTTGCCATTCAATATGTCATTAATAAGAGAAGAAGAAAACTGCGCGTGAGGAAATTTTGTTGTGATTTTCTAAACTTACCAAAGTCAACTCAAGATAAAGGAAATATCAAAGTACATGAGGTACGAAATTTGAACACCTACGCATTACTTGAACTTCACAATATGTTACTTTCTAAATCAACCCACACAGAACACACAATCCAAAATATTCTTCTACAAAATCTTTGGTATAAGAAAATAGAAATTGCAAGAGTCGATGCAAGTATGTGTGAACCAAGTACCACACCATGTCAAAGTGTGTTAATTGATTTGTCAAAGCATCTAGTGTTTACGTTTCCATTAAGATCAATCGGACCATTGCAATGGTCCGAAAGTGAACGAATCAAAGGCGATATGAAGGAAGCAAACTATGAAGAAGCACTAAAAAGGAGCGAAATAATAACAGCATTTCTAGAAAATCAAGAACGTTACGATAATTCAATCGAACAGGATGTCTTTGAAGAAATAACCCATCAGTCAGCTGAGTATGAATTTGCTTTAGATGGAGGTGGGAAATTACAGGTAAATCACAATTCGATGAAGCTGCTTAAAACACCGGAAGGGATTTTGGAAGCAAAATACGTGTCCATTCTGTTGTCGGGAAAATGCTTCAAAACGATAATCCTCGAAGAACCAGATAGAGGGATGCACCCGCAATTTGTGCAAAGAATGATACTGGCAATTAGACGCCAAGCGGAGGCCAATGAAAAAGTTGTGATACTGACAACTCACAATACAGCGTTTCTAACGCCATGGACACTGTCTAGTTGCTATAGGTTTAGCAGAGCAGAAGAAAATAAGTGTAGAGTAAACAGCGTTGGCAAACTTGTCAAACACAATTTAAAGACCTTGAGGATAATGACAAATGACAAACTTTCAGACATTTTCTTTGCTAGACGAGTGCTCTTTTGCGAAGGGGATAgcgaaattttatttttgaacgaAATGAAGAATGTTCTGTTATCAACGATGCGTTCAACACGTGAACTTAACCCTATATATACGACAAATGCATTCCTCTCCGATAATAAAGACACACTTCAAACGGTGTTGTCCGATCTTACAATTGCCAAAATGAACGGCGTGCATAATGTTTCTTTATGTAGATCCATGTGCAGGAGTTTGTGTTTACCTGCGAAATTTCTTTTAGACAAGGACTTCAAAAACTTAAATAAAGATGATACCAATTGCTTCATTTGGTCGAATGGTGCAATCGAAGAGATGGTTCTTAGTATGCGGGATTCATGTAACGATGAAAAACTCACACAAATTGTGACTGACTTGAAACTAAAACCTATTGAAAATGGCAAGAAAAGAAAAGGAAAAGACAAGTTGTTCATGAAAGAAAATGttacacaaaaacaaataacacaatGCGTAGAAGCCCTTTTTAGAAACTGCGACCCATCTAATGACCTTGGCAAGATTGTGGTATTTTTAGTACAATTTGCATGTTCTTAA